The genomic segment TTTGCCCCAAAAGCTAGGGCTAAGCTGGGGTAGATGGGAAATACGTACCAAGGCAGTTTGGTACTCATTAAAGATATAGAAATCAAGTAAATACTACTCCATACCAGTACCAATTTTGCCCAGCTAAGATTGCGATTTTCCCAAGTTAAACGCAAACTTGCAGGTAAGAAAATTAGCCAAGGCCAAGTGTACTTAAAAATTTCCAGTAGATAGTACCAAGGCGGTCCGGAATGACCCTCAACAGATTCCCAAAGACGGCTGAAGGACTGATCTACCACACCAACTTTGGTAAATATCTCGCCGTAATGTACCCATTGAGCACCGTACCAAAATGCTACGGGTACAGTGCCAATGAAAATTCCCAGCCACATATACCAACTGCCCAACAGCCTTGGGGTATCCCAAAAAAGAAATAACAGAGCTATCCCACCTAATAATAAACCAAGTATACTTTTTGTCAGGCAAATTAACCCAAAAGCAATGCCAACTCCAAGACAGTAACGTAAGTTGCGACGCGATCGCAACAAACATAACATCATCAGCATAAAAAAACAGACAACAGCGCCATCCAACATAGCTAATCGTCCGTGGCGCACGACAGGTAGCATGGTGAGGTAAATTAAAGAGCTGTATACTGCTGCACGACGTTTGCGAAATATTTCTCTACCAATGTAATAAAGCAAAGGTACTGAAACAGCCGTCAGCATAGCCCCAGGTAAGCGGGAAGCCCATTCATCAATCCCCCAGATAGAGTAAGCCCCAGCAATCAGTAAATGCACGAGCGGTGGTTTGTTGTGATATGGTTCTCCGCCAAGTGTTGGATAAAGCCAAGGCATTGAACCATCAGGCGCACGAGTGATTTCACGTGCTACTTGTGCCACAGTACCTTCATCCCAATCTCGTAGTGGTAATTCTCCAAGATTTATGGTAAAGAGTAATACAGCCGCCAAAAGCAACACGATCGCCCACACCCAATCGATCCACTGTTCCGTTGACCGATACTTTTTTTCCAGACGACCCCAAAGAAAGCTTCCTTCTTGCATAATCTAGGATAATTACTGTGATTGCTGGTTATTGAATGAAACTCCTGACGCAATGTAGACTTGAATGTTGCATTTCATCAAAGCTCCTAAATTTTAAGTTAACTTATATTTCCTCGTAAAGATTTTTTTACAGCTTTTTTTGGTTTATCTATTTTTCTTAATCAGAGAGTGAAAGCGGTTCCGATTCCGATTAAGATCGTGTATTAATCTCTGTTTGGAGAAGAAATTTATGAACCTACCTGCTATGTTTGACTTAGTACTCGGCTTAATATTTATTTATTTAATTTTTAGCTTGCTAGCATCAGAAATTCAGGAACTGATTGCAACCTTATTGCAATGGCGTGCAGCACACTTAAAAAAGTCAGTTGAAATTTTCTTAGCAGGTGATGTCACCAGCCAAGATCGACAGCATGAATTAAAGTCAGTCATCGAATTAGCTAATAAACTTTATGACAATCCCTTAATTAAAAATATTAATCAAGAAGCAAAAGGATGGTTTGAGTCTTTACCTCGAAAATTTACTTGGGCAATTGCTTCGTTTGTTCGTTCCCTAATTTCATCAAAAGATAGAGGTAAACAAACTATCTTTGGAAAAGGTAAACATACCGGACCATCTTATATTCCTGCAGATATTTACGCAACAACTTTGTTAGAAGTCTTAGAACTTCCTAAATTAGTTCGGTGGTTAACCGAAGCGAGACTAGAAAGATTTAAAACCGCACGAATCAACGAAATCAGAGATATTTTAAATCAATTGCAACAACAACCCGTTCAAGATGAAAAAT from the Tolypothrix bouteillei VB521301 genome contains:
- a CDS encoding ArnT family glycosyltransferase — encoded protein: MQEGSFLWGRLEKKYRSTEQWIDWVWAIVLLLAAVLLFTINLGELPLRDWDEGTVAQVAREITRAPDGSMPWLYPTLGGEPYHNKPPLVHLLIAGAYSIWGIDEWASRLPGAMLTAVSVPLLYYIGREIFRKRRAAVYSSLIYLTMLPVVRHGRLAMLDGAVVCFFMLMMLCLLRSRRNLRYCLGVGIAFGLICLTKSILGLLLGGIALLFLFWDTPRLLGSWYMWLGIFIGTVPVAFWYGAQWVHYGEIFTKVGVVDQSFSRLWESVEGHSGPPWYYLLEIFKYTWPWLIFLPASLRLTWENRNLSWAKLVLVWSSIYLISISLMSTKLPWYVFPIYPSLALAFGAKLSETEDSQLLSPYPRSWVVSLALLALVAIAGSIYYSIGRAFQSELQLLFATVALTMALAAVLAERGDGQFLKVLFWGTYVSLVLLMYSKYWVWELGEAYPVKPVAEMIQTAAPPDIKKIYTSFPYHRPSLDFYSDRTIVPASVAQLDSYWRNDKQPYFLLDETARKNLHLDSVKQIGQTSDWVLITKN